One Nitrospinota bacterium genomic window, AAGTCAGAATCTATCACAGCACAAGCTTTTACCCCTAATGCTTGCGCAATCTCAAAGATAGCTTTAAAAGCGCTTCCTTTGCCGGGAATTCCATTATATGCAGCCACTACCTGTGAGGCAGGGTAAACAGGGTGGTCAATCAAAATAGTATCCAGCTGTGAATAGATACTGGTTTCTTTAACAATCTCCTTTGTCCTATCAGGGGATCCCCCATCTGAATTTACAATAACAGATTTAAATTTTGGGAAATATTTCGCCAAGCCGTATTCTGCTGCTCTGACGACATGGCCTATTGTCCTTTCATTTTTGTAGCTTGGTATGCCAACAAGGATATCAGCATCTCCTATCTGTTCTACCTGAAGTTTTGCTTCTTCATCAATAGCTAAGATGCTTCTTTTTAACCTTTTATACTTTCTCGGACTAGCCTTACGTTTCTTTAGCTTTTTTTCTTTTCCCAGAAAAACCTTTTGAATAGTCTTTGCAATATTGCTTTCCCCTATTTTTTTAATAAACTGAAGCACCTTTTCTTACTCCTATCTTAAATCAACTATTTTTGTGATACTTTTTATTTAAACAGTTGAACTTAAATAAAAAAATACCAATAAAAAGATCTTTCCCAAATAAATTCTTGCAAATTATACAACATCTTTTTTTATAATTCAATTTTAAAAGATTATAAATATAGGGTAATAGAGCTTTTATCAATCCTCTCTATTGACAAATATCAATTTGATGCTATATTCTTTCTTATTAAGCTGGAGAGGTTTATGGTTGAAAAAAAGCTGTCATTACTTACCTATGGCTGCCAGATGAATAAACATGATTCTGAAAGAATTGCTGGAATTCTAAAAGAAGAAAATTATTCTCTTACAGACAATATTGAGAAGGCAGATATGATATTATTGAATACCTGTAGTGTCAGAGAAAAGGCCGAGCAGAAAGTATACAGTCAATTAGGAAGACTCAAGAAACTCAAGGAGAAAAGCCCCCATCTCATTATAGGTGTTTGCGGATGTATAGCCCAAAAGGAAAAGAAAAGGATTCTGAACAAAGTTCCGTTTGTTGATCTTATATTTGGCACACATAATATTCACAATCTTCCACAGCTTCTCCATAATTTCAGATATGGAAATGAAAAGGTTGTTGAGATATTAGATGAGTCCGTAGATTTTAATTTTTCTTCACCGATCTATAGAGAGAGTAAGATTCAAGCATGGGTCAGTATCATGCATGGGTGCAATAATTATTGTTCTTACTGTGTGGTTCCCTATACCAGAGGAAGAGAAAAGAGCATGCCAAGCTCTTTGATATTAGATGAATGCGCCCGATTATCTAACGAAGGTTATAAAGAGGTTACTTTATTAGGTCAAAACGTTAATTCTTATGGTAATGACATTAAGGGAGAAGGAGATTTTGCCGATCTTTTAGAAAAAGTCAATCAGATTGATAGCTTAGAAAGAATCAGGTTCATCACTTCTCATCCAAAAGATATTTCTGAAAAATTAATAGAAAGGATCTCTACACTCCCTAAAGTATGTGAACATTTACATCTTCCCATTCAGTCTGGCTCAGACAGAATACTTGAAAAGATGAACAGGGGGTATACGGCAGAACATTATTTAGAAATTATTACAAAGTTAAGATCACTGATACCTGACATAGGGCTTACAACAGATATTATCATTGGTTTTCCAGAAGAAAAAGAAGAGGATTTTCAGTTAACAAAAAGATTGTTACAAGATATAAAGTATGATATT contains:
- the miaB gene encoding tRNA (N6-isopentenyl adenosine(37)-C2)-methylthiotransferase MiaB → MVEKKLSLLTYGCQMNKHDSERIAGILKEENYSLTDNIEKADMILLNTCSVREKAEQKVYSQLGRLKKLKEKSPHLIIGVCGCIAQKEKKRILNKVPFVDLIFGTHNIHNLPQLLHNFRYGNEKVVEILDESVDFNFSSPIYRESKIQAWVSIMHGCNNYCSYCVVPYTRGREKSMPSSLILDECARLSNEGYKEVTLLGQNVNSYGNDIKGEGDFADLLEKVNQIDSLERIRFITSHPKDISEKLIERISTLPKVCEHLHLPIQSGSDRILEKMNRGYTAEHYLEIITKLRSLIPDIGLTTDIIIGFPEEKEEDFQLTKRLLQDIKYDIIFLFKYSPRPETKAALLKETVSAEKKQERFDDLLSIQKEITLSKNKSLEGKIEEILVEGESKKNKNKLTGRTRTNKIVNFYGSKDLIGKTINIYIKKGGLYSLEGELIRGN